DNA sequence from the Candidatus Sericytochromatia bacterium genome:
GCGCAGCAGGTCGAACAGTGGTTCCTGCACCTCGCCGCGCAGTTCGCGGACTGCTGGGCCGAGGTGGCGCCCTTCGACGTCCAGATGTACCCGAGCCCGAGCCCCCCTCCGCTGGTCGAGTTGCAGGGCATGTTCCCGGGGCTCAACTTGAACACGCCCGTCGTCACGACCGCCTTTCGGGTGCTGCAGCCCGGGCAACCTCAGACGGCTCGCGTGCTTTTGGGCATCCCGCAGGCTTACCTGCTGGAATTGGGTGGCAGCCTGCGTGCGATCGGGGAGACGACCCTGGTCAGCCACGACACGACCCATTTCTATGAACGCCTCTCCCATGTCGAAGAGGTCCCGGTCCCTGTCTCGGTGGCGCTGGGGCGGGTCGAGTTATCCGTGGGCGATCTGCAGGGCCTGGAACCGGGCGATGTGATCACGCTGGATACGGCGCTGGGTGAACCGCTGGAGGTGGCCGTGGGCTCGCTGCGTTTCCTCGGCAAGCCAGGTACGACCCAGGATGGCCGACGTCTGGCGGTCCAGGTGCTGGGGAGCGCCTCGTGAGCGCGCCGCTG
Encoded proteins:
- a CDS encoding FliM/FliN family flagellar motor switch protein: MSDAGFGFSTDSAGAHAMSTGDDAVITTAAGDYALELRGVYYLHAVLAQRMAQIQDEYFVFPQTEWQVTSVESTTFRKLDAAYGERAWWGVLDFAEQQGGGFVFIDFSGVTLVSGVGEDDMGDDAAAQQVEQWFLHLAAQFADCWAEVAPFDVQMYPSPSPPPLVELQGMFPGLNLNTPVVTTAFRVLQPGQPQTARVLLGIPQAYLLELGGSLRAIGETTLVSHDTTHFYERLSHVEEVPVPVSVALGRVELSVGDLQGLEPGDVITLDTALGEPLEVAVGSLRFLGKPGTTQDGRRLAVQVLGSAS